The Carassius gibelio isolate Cgi1373 ecotype wild population from Czech Republic chromosome B22, carGib1.2-hapl.c, whole genome shotgun sequence genome window below encodes:
- the LOC127987324 gene encoding uncharacterized protein LOC127987324 isoform X3: MREMAIKLVLFCLCFWRLDGVFGDEMKLVKLGDSVTLNSSLTELMDDDQILWRFGIKNTLIAEMNVTDDNITLYDDVLDGRFRDRLTLDDQTGSLTITDITMKHTGVYHGIVINRTSVSILLAINDEISVQKGNSVTLNSGLTEIMHDDQINWMYKTENALITVSIKRADRMTVYEDVLDGRFRNRLKLDNQTGSLTITDITTEDAGRYVLLILGPKESLKAFSVSVYNSVHCCGFTEAVIRLVLSALVGVATVIILVYDIRS; this comes from the exons gtgtgtttggcgATGAAATGAAGCTTGTGAAActgggagattcagtcactctaaactCTAGTCTGACTGAATTAATGGATGATGATCAGATTCTGTGGAGGTTTGGGATTAAAAACACTCTGATAGCTGAAATGAATGTAACGGATGACAACATAACTCTATATGATGATGTTCtcgatgggagattcagagacagactgacacTTGatgatcaaactggatctctgaccatcacagacatcacaatgaaacacactgGAGTTTATCACGGAATAGTGATCAACCGTACGAGCGTATCCATCTTGCTTGCTATCAATG ATGAGATATCAGTACAGAAGGGAAATTCAGTCACTCTGAACTCTGGTCTTACTGAAATAATGCATGATGATCAGATTAATTGGATGTATAAGACTGAAAATGCTTTAATAACTGTGAGCATTAAGCGAGCTGACAGGATGACTGTGTATGAGGAtgttcttgatgggagattcagaaacagactgaagctggacaatcaaactggatctctgaccatcacagacaTCACAACTGAAGATGCTGGACGTTATGTACTACTGATACTTGGACCAAAAGAGTCATTAAAAgctttcagtgtttctgtctatA ACTCTGTTCACTGTTGTGGTTttactgaagctgtgatccgattggtcctctctgctctggtgggcgtggctactgtcattattctggtttatgacatcagatcctGA